The Solenopsis invicta isolate M01_SB chromosome 12, UNIL_Sinv_3.0, whole genome shotgun sequence genome window below encodes:
- the LOC105198306 gene encoding histone-lysine N-methyltransferase SMYD3 isoform X1, with protein MSGNIVKKGTTIMTAKPFVFVLRSMYRTTRCDNCFKSGKMLKCSGCSYVHYCNRNCQKESWPIHKVECARLKKIPLDLWLDDARMMARIIIKLNQGGADEVGYYTEKNYKKFEDLVSHYSEIIVDIERKAHFAMIYRILYQLLDETLMPNTSELISIYGKMCTNRFTITDNCLNNIGIGLYLGASVIDHSCKPNAIVIFEGTTIVVKTLTDLPSLDWSQIKISYTNLLETKKDIREKLYSSYYFWCDCERCKKEEPMDEAAACPNSSCDAPCSIEVNECVKCSTKISADFKKTFREVVDFTTYHLEKIKIISSQCRYFDIAKEAFENYQAYQKFYSSVFSVPSFLDSNNIRNDLQHLRDICKMCLEKQKGIMHKFNMQHIYILEATYNFVFTLGCWEDAEIYGKELLSGYLLYYGEVYPQTGVLYSTMGITQLHLGKMKEALAALNKASAILMLIFGDDYFFLRDVLKPLLFIVTRQARYSS; from the exons ATGAGTGGCAACATAGTAAAAAAAGGAACAACGATCATGACCGCTAAACCATTCGTCTTTGTTCTTAGATCGATGTATAGAACTACACGATGTGACAATTGCTTCAAGAG tgGAAAAATGTTAAAGTGTTCGGGTTGTTCGTATGTACATTACTGTAACCGTAATTGTCAAAAAGAATCGTGGCCGATACACAAAGTAGAATGTGcacgtttgaaaaaaataccGTTGGATTTGTGGCTAGATGATGCACGAATGATGGCACGTATAATTATCAAACTCAATCAAGGTGGGGCAGATGAAGTGGGTTATTATACTGAGAAAAACTACAAGAAATTTGAGGATTTAGTGTCTC ATTATTCGGAAATAATAGTGGACATAGAGCGAAAGGCACATTTTGCCATgatatatagaattttataccAGTTACTCGATGAAACACTCATGCCTAATACTTCGGAGTTAATAAGCATTTATGGCAAGATGTGTACTAACCGTTTCACCATAACGGATAATTGTCTAAACAACATTGGTATTGGCCTTTATCTGGGAGCGTCTGTCATAGATCATAGTTGCAAACCCAACGCGATCGTTATTTTTGAAGGGACTACTATCGTTGTCAAAACATTAACGGACCTTCCTTCTTTGGACTGGTCACAG ataaaaatatcataCACCAACTTACTTGAAACTAAAAAAGACATACGTGAGAAACTGTACAGTTCGTACTACTTCTGGTGTGATTGTGAAAGATGTAAAAAAGAGGAACCAATGGATGAAGCAGCCGCGTGTCCAAACTCATCGTGCGACGCACCGTGTTCGATTGAAGTTAACGAATGCGTGAAGTGCAGCACAAAAATATCTGCAGATTTTAAAAAGACATTTCGTGAAGTCGTTGACTTTACCACTTATcatttggaaaaaataaaaattatatctt CTCAATGTAGGTACTTCGACATTGCAAAAGAAGCATTTGAAAATTACCAGgcgtatcaaaaattttattcctcg GTTTTTTCAGTCCCTTCCTTTTTGGATTCTAACAATATTAGGAATGATCTTCAACATTTGAGAGATATTTGTAAGATGTGTTTAGAGAAGCAGAAGGGTATCatgcataaatttaatatgcaacATATTTATATTCTCGAAGCAACTTATAACTTTGTATTCACCCTAGGGTGTTGGGAAGATGCAGAGATTTATGGCAAAGAACTTTTGTCAGGATATTT attgtATTATGGAGAAGTATACCCTCAGACAGGAGTGCTATATTCGACGATGGGAATTACACAGTTGCATTTAGGAAAAATGAAAGAAGCACTCGCAGCACTGAACAAAGCAAGCGcgatattaatgttaatattcggtgatgactatttttttttgagagaCGTATTGAAACCATTGCTTTTTATAGTTACTAGGCAGGCAAGATAttcatcataa
- the LOC105198306 gene encoding histone-lysine N-methyltransferase SMYD3 isoform X2 produces the protein MMARIIIKLNQGGADEVGYYTEKNYKKFEDLVSHYSEIIVDIERKAHFAMIYRILYQLLDETLMPNTSELISIYGKMCTNRFTITDNCLNNIGIGLYLGASVIDHSCKPNAIVIFEGTTIVVKTLTDLPSLDWSQIKISYTNLLETKKDIREKLYSSYYFWCDCERCKKEEPMDEAAACPNSSCDAPCSIEVNECVKCSTKISADFKKTFREVVDFTTYHLEKIKIISSQCRYFDIAKEAFENYQAYQKFYSSVFSVPSFLDSNNIRNDLQHLRDICKMCLEKQKGIMHKFNMQHIYILEATYNFVFTLGCWEDAEIYGKELLSGYLLYYGEVYPQTGVLYSTMGITQLHLGKMKEALAALNKASAILMLIFGDDYFFLRDVLKPLLFIVTRQARYSS, from the exons ATGATGGCACGTATAATTATCAAACTCAATCAAGGTGGGGCAGATGAAGTGGGTTATTATACTGAGAAAAACTACAAGAAATTTGAGGATTTAGTGTCTC ATTATTCGGAAATAATAGTGGACATAGAGCGAAAGGCACATTTTGCCATgatatatagaattttataccAGTTACTCGATGAAACACTCATGCCTAATACTTCGGAGTTAATAAGCATTTATGGCAAGATGTGTACTAACCGTTTCACCATAACGGATAATTGTCTAAACAACATTGGTATTGGCCTTTATCTGGGAGCGTCTGTCATAGATCATAGTTGCAAACCCAACGCGATCGTTATTTTTGAAGGGACTACTATCGTTGTCAAAACATTAACGGACCTTCCTTCTTTGGACTGGTCACAG ataaaaatatcataCACCAACTTACTTGAAACTAAAAAAGACATACGTGAGAAACTGTACAGTTCGTACTACTTCTGGTGTGATTGTGAAAGATGTAAAAAAGAGGAACCAATGGATGAAGCAGCCGCGTGTCCAAACTCATCGTGCGACGCACCGTGTTCGATTGAAGTTAACGAATGCGTGAAGTGCAGCACAAAAATATCTGCAGATTTTAAAAAGACATTTCGTGAAGTCGTTGACTTTACCACTTATcatttggaaaaaataaaaattatatctt CTCAATGTAGGTACTTCGACATTGCAAAAGAAGCATTTGAAAATTACCAGgcgtatcaaaaattttattcctcg GTTTTTTCAGTCCCTTCCTTTTTGGATTCTAACAATATTAGGAATGATCTTCAACATTTGAGAGATATTTGTAAGATGTGTTTAGAGAAGCAGAAGGGTATCatgcataaatttaatatgcaacATATTTATATTCTCGAAGCAACTTATAACTTTGTATTCACCCTAGGGTGTTGGGAAGATGCAGAGATTTATGGCAAAGAACTTTTGTCAGGATATTT attgtATTATGGAGAAGTATACCCTCAGACAGGAGTGCTATATTCGACGATGGGAATTACACAGTTGCATTTAGGAAAAATGAAAGAAGCACTCGCAGCACTGAACAAAGCAAGCGcgatattaatgttaatattcggtgatgactatttttttttgagagaCGTATTGAAACCATTGCTTTTTATAGTTACTAGGCAGGCAAGATAttcatcataa
- the LOC105198308 gene encoding histone-lysine N-methyltransferase SMYD3 isoform X1, giving the protein MSNMSKMSNGNIVKKGTTILTDRPFVFVLRSAYRTTRCDNCFKSSEKLLRCSSCQYVYYCNRKCQKQSWRIHKLECVCLKKTLPGMLPDSVRLVARIIIKLKQGGANEMDYYTKKNYRKFADLSSHYSDMKVDAKHMPPFIALCAILIEFLDETLMPSIAELISIYGKMNTNRLEIQDELLKVVGFGIYLGASVVGHSCKPNAVATFEGTTVIIRTLTDLPCLDWSQIKISYIDLIQSKKDRREKLYNSYHFWCDCERCKEEESLTEAAACPNSSCDSPCSIDADKCEKCNTKISVKFKETFQEIVDFTNHDFENIIFIAFLRDLNTFSWIKRFLEKQKNVMYKFNVHHICTLEKIYIASVNLEYWKEVEFYSKQLEAGYLFYYGEAYPQLGMLYLTLGSALLNLGKPREALRTLNKANTVLMITHGNKHLLVREVLKPLLCNAILLSRFSS; this is encoded by the exons ATGAGTAACATGAGTAAAATGAGTAATGGCAACATAGTAAAAAAAGGAACAACGATCTTGACCGATAGACCATTCGTCTTTGTTCTTCGTTCAGCTTATAGAACTACGCGATGTGACAATTGCTTCAAGAG CAGTGAGAAATTGTTAAGGTGTTCAAGTTGTCAATATGTATATTACTGCAACCGTAAGTGTCAGAAACAATCGTGGCGAATACACAAGCTAGAATGTGTatgtttgaaaaaaacattaccAGGAATGTTGCCAGATTCTGTCCGACTCGTGGCACGTATAATTATCAAGCTCAAACAAGGTGGGGCTAACGAAATGGACTATTACACTAAGAAAAACTACAGAAAATTTGCGGATCTTTCGTCTC ATTATTCGGACATGAAAGTGGACGCGAAGCATATGCCACCTTTCATTGCATTGTGCGCGATTTTAATCGAGTTTCTCGATGAAACACTCATGCCTAGTATTGCAGAATTGATAAGTATTTATGGCAAGATGAATACTAATCGTCTCGAAATACAGGACGAATTGCTGAAAGTCGTTGGATTTGGCATTTATTTGGGAGCATCCGTAGTGGGTCACAGTTGCAAACCCAATGCAGTCGCCACTTTTGAAGGAACTACTGTCATTATCCGAACATTAACGGATCTTCCTTGCTTGGACTGGTCACAG ataaaaatctCGTACATCGACTTAATTCAATCTAAAAAGGACAGACGCGAGAAACTGTACAATTCGTATCATTTCTGGTGTGATTGCGAAAGATGTAAAGAAGAAGAATCACTGACCGAAGCAGCCGCCTGTCCAAATTCATCATGTGATTCGCCGTGTTCGATCGATGCTGACAAATGCGAGAAGTGCAATACGaaaatatctgtaaaatttaaGGAGACGTTTCAGGAAATTGTTGACTTTACCAATcatgattttgaaaatataatatttattgctt TTCTTCGCGATTTGAATACATTCTCTTGGATTAAGAGGTTTTTGGAGAAACAgaaaaatgtaatgtataaatttaatgtacaccATATTTGTACtctcgaaaaaatttatattgcatcAGTGAACTTGGAGTATTGGAAAGAAGTAGAGTTTTACAGCAAGCAACTCGAGGCAGGATATTT ATTCTACTATGGGGAAGCGTACCCTCAGTTAGGAATGCTGTATCTTACGCTAGGAAGTGCACTGTTGAACTTGGGAAAACCGAGAGAAGCTCTTAGAACATTGAACAAAGCAAACACAGTATTAATGATAACGCACGGTAATAAGCATTTGTTAGTGAGAGAAGTATTGAAACCATTGCTTTGTAATGCTATTTTGTTGTCAAGATTTTCgtcataa
- the LOC105198308 gene encoding histone-lysine N-methyltransferase ASHR1 isoform X2 yields MSNMSKMSNGNIVKKGTTILTDRPFVFVLRSAYRTTRCDNCFKSEKLLRCSSCQYVYYCNRKCQKQSWRIHKLECVCLKKTLPGMLPDSVRLVARIIIKLKQGGANEMDYYTKKNYRKFADLSSHYSDMKVDAKHMPPFIALCAILIEFLDETLMPSIAELISIYGKMNTNRLEIQDELLKVVGFGIYLGASVVGHSCKPNAVATFEGTTVIIRTLTDLPCLDWSQIKISYIDLIQSKKDRREKLYNSYHFWCDCERCKEEESLTEAAACPNSSCDSPCSIDADKCEKCNTKISVKFKETFQEIVDFTNHDFENIIFIAFLRDLNTFSWIKRFLEKQKNVMYKFNVHHICTLEKIYIASVNLEYWKEVEFYSKQLEAGYLFYYGEAYPQLGMLYLTLGSALLNLGKPREALRTLNKANTVLMITHGNKHLLVREVLKPLLCNAILLSRFSS; encoded by the exons ATGAGTAACATGAGTAAAATGAGTAATGGCAACATAGTAAAAAAAGGAACAACGATCTTGACCGATAGACCATTCGTCTTTGTTCTTCGTTCAGCTTATAGAACTACGCGATGTGACAATTGCTTCAAGAG TGAGAAATTGTTAAGGTGTTCAAGTTGTCAATATGTATATTACTGCAACCGTAAGTGTCAGAAACAATCGTGGCGAATACACAAGCTAGAATGTGTatgtttgaaaaaaacattaccAGGAATGTTGCCAGATTCTGTCCGACTCGTGGCACGTATAATTATCAAGCTCAAACAAGGTGGGGCTAACGAAATGGACTATTACACTAAGAAAAACTACAGAAAATTTGCGGATCTTTCGTCTC ATTATTCGGACATGAAAGTGGACGCGAAGCATATGCCACCTTTCATTGCATTGTGCGCGATTTTAATCGAGTTTCTCGATGAAACACTCATGCCTAGTATTGCAGAATTGATAAGTATTTATGGCAAGATGAATACTAATCGTCTCGAAATACAGGACGAATTGCTGAAAGTCGTTGGATTTGGCATTTATTTGGGAGCATCCGTAGTGGGTCACAGTTGCAAACCCAATGCAGTCGCCACTTTTGAAGGAACTACTGTCATTATCCGAACATTAACGGATCTTCCTTGCTTGGACTGGTCACAG ataaaaatctCGTACATCGACTTAATTCAATCTAAAAAGGACAGACGCGAGAAACTGTACAATTCGTATCATTTCTGGTGTGATTGCGAAAGATGTAAAGAAGAAGAATCACTGACCGAAGCAGCCGCCTGTCCAAATTCATCATGTGATTCGCCGTGTTCGATCGATGCTGACAAATGCGAGAAGTGCAATACGaaaatatctgtaaaatttaaGGAGACGTTTCAGGAAATTGTTGACTTTACCAATcatgattttgaaaatataatatttattgctt TTCTTCGCGATTTGAATACATTCTCTTGGATTAAGAGGTTTTTGGAGAAACAgaaaaatgtaatgtataaatttaatgtacaccATATTTGTACtctcgaaaaaatttatattgcatcAGTGAACTTGGAGTATTGGAAAGAAGTAGAGTTTTACAGCAAGCAACTCGAGGCAGGATATTT ATTCTACTATGGGGAAGCGTACCCTCAGTTAGGAATGCTGTATCTTACGCTAGGAAGTGCACTGTTGAACTTGGGAAAACCGAGAGAAGCTCTTAGAACATTGAACAAAGCAAACACAGTATTAATGATAACGCACGGTAATAAGCATTTGTTAGTGAGAGAAGTATTGAAACCATTGCTTTGTAATGCTATTTTGTTGTCAAGATTTTCgtcataa
- the LOC105198309 gene encoding rab-like protein 6 isoform X1, which yields MMFNAIKRLTGKSDGVGNASPRPAHQSMPTNLQRKFAKGVQYNMKIIIKGDRNVGKTCLFHRLQGQKFIEEYIPTEEIQVASIQWNYKATDDVVKVEVWDVVDRGRRRRKLEGLKMDNVPTNAENAVEEPALDAEFLDVYKGTNGVIIVMDITKNWTFDYVQRELPKIPSHIPVIVLGNHCDMSHHRTITADHVTYFIDSLQERLAQVRYAESSMRNGFGLKLLHKFFNLPFLQLQRETLLKQLETNEEETRLTIQELDLFQDSDDADYNKFLDNLVNRRRALADSVSASNLVSNVPSSMSNYHLASSSTNAIGEVKRSISMPGPIGGGTPIPVKNLEIKSLPRKDNSTASTSDNVPNSKTQIATSSITQNSAAKIEAAKPAESINNEGKDSINRSSSLMSKIFGHKKEDETDGSKLPNKSVSLKEPLTSVEDFVPDGMLDKSFLESPNSNSLTPEPDLAPTQEDAESESDMETGNPLVAGYEDDLSSIEEVASPEQPKLAENPLSKQKHKLEPLAGPEINIEKPKQVTKRDSVSSIEQELRNSNEYESNEQSDINSDAFDSWLRRDSKWRQSPEGGEDVSSTSMRKDRLELSDKSLDVSVTSSNVHLELLDDTSMRHVSSNASSPVMKEKKKHKEKGDEKEKRKKKKSKDKDKEKTEKTEKKKKRSSHRSKDENRERDELEEFLNGSVTRIGVDVAYEAI from the exons ATGATGTTTAATGCTATTAAGAGACTAACTGGAAAATCCGATGGGGTCGGCAATGCATCTCCCAGACCAGCCCATCAATCCATGCCGACGAATCTTCAACGGAAGTTTGCCAAAGGGGTGCAATATAACA tgaaaataataataaaaggagACAGGAATGTAGGAAAGACATGTTTATTCCATAGACTGCAGGGCCAAAAGTTTATCGAAGAGTATATACCTACGGAAGAGATTCAGGTGGCGAGTATACAGTGGAATTACAAGGCCACCGACGATGTGGTCAAAGTAGAGGTATGGGATGTCGTAGATCGTGGCAGACGCCGACGAAAGTTGGAAGGTCTGAAAATGGACAATGTTCCAACTAACGCGGAGAATGCTGTGGAGGAGCCTGCTCTGGACGCTGAATTCCTTGATGTTTATAAAGGCACTAACGGTGTCATTATCGTCATGGACATCACGAAGAACTGGACGTTCGACTATGTCCAGCGTGAGCTGCCGAAGATACCTAGCCATATACCTGTCATTGTTCTCGGCAATCACTGTGACATGTCACATCACAGAACCATCACCGCGGATCACGTGACGTACTTCATAGATTCGCTGCAAGAAAGATTAGCACAA GTGAGATACGCAGAGTCATCGATGCGAAATGGCTTTGGCCTAAAATTGctgcataaattttttaatctaccgTTTCTCCAGCTGCAACGTGAGACACTGTTGAAGCAGCTTGAAACTAACGAAGAGGAGACGCGTCTGACTATTCAAGAGCTCGATCTCTTCCAGGACAGCGACGATGCCGATTACAACAAATTCCTAGATAATCTCGTGAATCGTAGAAGAGCCCTCGCCGACTCAGTGTCCGCCAGCAATCTAGTCTCAAATGTTCCGTCATCTATGAGTAATTATCACCTTGCCTCCTCTAGCACAAATGCTATCGGAGAGGTCAAAAGATCGATCTCGATGCCTGGTCCGATCGGCGGTGGAACTCCAATACCAgtgaaaaatttggaaataaaatccTTACCGAGGAAAGACAACTCGACGGCAAGTACATCGGACAACGTACCCAATTCTAAAACGCAGATTGCAACGTCATCCATTACGCAAAATTCCGCTGCTAAAATAGAAGCGGCTAAACCAGCTGAATCTATCAATAATGAGGGAAAAGATTCGATCAATCGATCATCGTCACTCATGTCTAAAATCTTTGGCCATAAGAAGGAAGACGAGACAGATGGGTCAAAACTGCCAAATAAAAGTGTTAGTTTGAAAGAACCGTTGACTAGTGTTGAAGACTTCGTACCCGATGGAATGCTGGACAAATCGTTTTTAGAAAGCCCGAACTCTAATTCTCTCACTCCAGAGCCAGATCTTGCGCCAACTCAAGAAGACGCAGAATCTGAGAG TGACATGGAGACTGGCAATCCTCTGGTAGCTGGTTACGAGGATGATTTGTCATCGATCGAAGAAGTAGCTTCTCCTGAACAGCCAAAATTAGCAGAAAATCCTCTGTCCAAACAGAAACACAAATTAGAACCATTAGCAGGTCCAGAGATAAATATCGAGAAACCAAAACAAGTCACGAAACGCGATTCTGTTTCTTCTATAGAGCAAGAATTGCGTAACTCCAACGAATATGAATCGAACGAACAATCAGACATAAACTCGGACGCTTTTGATAGTTGGTTGCGACGAGATTCGAAATGGCGACAAAGTCCTGAAGGTGGTGAAGACGTGAGCAGCACCAGTATGAGGAAAGATAGACTGGAATTGAGCGACAAGAGTCTGGACGTTAGCGTGACAAGTTCTAATGTTCACTTAGAGCTACTTGATGACACTAGCATGCGCCACGTAAGCTCTAATGCCAGTAGTCCGGTGatgaaggagaaaaagaaacacAAAGAAAAG GGAGATgaaaaagagaagaggaaaaaaaagaaatcgaaagataaggataaggaaaaaacagagaagactgaaaagaaaaagaaacggtCATCGCATCGCTCGAAGGATGAAAATCGAGAGCGTGACGAACTTGAGGAGTTTTTGAACGGTTCGGTTACGAGAATCGGCGTTGATGTGGCCTACGAGGCGATTTAG
- the LOC105198309 gene encoding rab-like protein 6 isoform X2, with product MDNVPTNAENAVEEPALDAEFLDVYKGTNGVIIVMDITKNWTFDYVQRELPKIPSHIPVIVLGNHCDMSHHRTITADHVTYFIDSLQERLAQVRYAESSMRNGFGLKLLHKFFNLPFLQLQRETLLKQLETNEEETRLTIQELDLFQDSDDADYNKFLDNLVNRRRALADSVSASNLVSNVPSSMSNYHLASSSTNAIGEVKRSISMPGPIGGGTPIPVKNLEIKSLPRKDNSTASTSDNVPNSKTQIATSSITQNSAAKIEAAKPAESINNEGKDSINRSSSLMSKIFGHKKEDETDGSKLPNKSVSLKEPLTSVEDFVPDGMLDKSFLESPNSNSLTPEPDLAPTQEDAESESDMETGNPLVAGYEDDLSSIEEVASPEQPKLAENPLSKQKHKLEPLAGPEINIEKPKQVTKRDSVSSIEQELRNSNEYESNEQSDINSDAFDSWLRRDSKWRQSPEGGEDVSSTSMRKDRLELSDKSLDVSVTSSNVHLELLDDTSMRHVSSNASSPVMKEKKKHKEKGDEKEKRKKKKSKDKDKEKTEKTEKKKKRSSHRSKDENRERDELEEFLNGSVTRIGVDVAYEAI from the exons ATGGACAATGTTCCAACTAACGCGGAGAATGCTGTGGAGGAGCCTGCTCTGGACGCTGAATTCCTTGATGTTTATAAAGGCACTAACGGTGTCATTATCGTCATGGACATCACGAAGAACTGGACGTTCGACTATGTCCAGCGTGAGCTGCCGAAGATACCTAGCCATATACCTGTCATTGTTCTCGGCAATCACTGTGACATGTCACATCACAGAACCATCACCGCGGATCACGTGACGTACTTCATAGATTCGCTGCAAGAAAGATTAGCACAA GTGAGATACGCAGAGTCATCGATGCGAAATGGCTTTGGCCTAAAATTGctgcataaattttttaatctaccgTTTCTCCAGCTGCAACGTGAGACACTGTTGAAGCAGCTTGAAACTAACGAAGAGGAGACGCGTCTGACTATTCAAGAGCTCGATCTCTTCCAGGACAGCGACGATGCCGATTACAACAAATTCCTAGATAATCTCGTGAATCGTAGAAGAGCCCTCGCCGACTCAGTGTCCGCCAGCAATCTAGTCTCAAATGTTCCGTCATCTATGAGTAATTATCACCTTGCCTCCTCTAGCACAAATGCTATCGGAGAGGTCAAAAGATCGATCTCGATGCCTGGTCCGATCGGCGGTGGAACTCCAATACCAgtgaaaaatttggaaataaaatccTTACCGAGGAAAGACAACTCGACGGCAAGTACATCGGACAACGTACCCAATTCTAAAACGCAGATTGCAACGTCATCCATTACGCAAAATTCCGCTGCTAAAATAGAAGCGGCTAAACCAGCTGAATCTATCAATAATGAGGGAAAAGATTCGATCAATCGATCATCGTCACTCATGTCTAAAATCTTTGGCCATAAGAAGGAAGACGAGACAGATGGGTCAAAACTGCCAAATAAAAGTGTTAGTTTGAAAGAACCGTTGACTAGTGTTGAAGACTTCGTACCCGATGGAATGCTGGACAAATCGTTTTTAGAAAGCCCGAACTCTAATTCTCTCACTCCAGAGCCAGATCTTGCGCCAACTCAAGAAGACGCAGAATCTGAGAG TGACATGGAGACTGGCAATCCTCTGGTAGCTGGTTACGAGGATGATTTGTCATCGATCGAAGAAGTAGCTTCTCCTGAACAGCCAAAATTAGCAGAAAATCCTCTGTCCAAACAGAAACACAAATTAGAACCATTAGCAGGTCCAGAGATAAATATCGAGAAACCAAAACAAGTCACGAAACGCGATTCTGTTTCTTCTATAGAGCAAGAATTGCGTAACTCCAACGAATATGAATCGAACGAACAATCAGACATAAACTCGGACGCTTTTGATAGTTGGTTGCGACGAGATTCGAAATGGCGACAAAGTCCTGAAGGTGGTGAAGACGTGAGCAGCACCAGTATGAGGAAAGATAGACTGGAATTGAGCGACAAGAGTCTGGACGTTAGCGTGACAAGTTCTAATGTTCACTTAGAGCTACTTGATGACACTAGCATGCGCCACGTAAGCTCTAATGCCAGTAGTCCGGTGatgaaggagaaaaagaaacacAAAGAAAAG GGAGATgaaaaagagaagaggaaaaaaaagaaatcgaaagataaggataaggaaaaaacagagaagactgaaaagaaaaagaaacggtCATCGCATCGCTCGAAGGATGAAAATCGAGAGCGTGACGAACTTGAGGAGTTTTTGAACGGTTCGGTTACGAGAATCGGCGTTGATGTGGCCTACGAGGCGATTTAG